The Syntrophomonadaceae bacterium DNA window AGGGTATATGAAGCCAGGTAGAGCAGGGCGCGGTCCCGGTAAGTCTGATGGGAGCGCCTATTTTGGATCAGCTCTGCTTCCGTCAATTCCCGCACTACTTTGATGGGGGAGCCCATGGCCAGGGTCCTGGGGGGGATTATCTTTTTGGGCGGAACCAGGGATCCGGCCGCGATCATAGATTCCTCTCCGATGACAGCATCATCAAGGATTACAGAACCCATCCCAATAATGGCCCCGTCATGGATGTGACAGCTGTGGAGCACAGAATTATGGCCGACAGTTACCCGGTTCCCGACAACCATCAAGATCCCTGGATCCCCATGGAGGGTGGCATTGTCCTGGATATTGCTGTCCTGGCCAACAATAACCTCGGTAGAATCACCGCGGAGTACCGCATTATACCAGATACTGCTGCCGGCGCCAATAGTTACCCGGCCAATTATATGGGCGCCAGGGGCGATAAAAATGTTTGGCGCAACCTTTGGGAAATACTCCTTAAAAGAATGAAGCATTAACGTTCCCCCTTCCCAGTATAATAATACCTCTACCAAACCAGCTATGCAAGAGGGCAAGTCGGGGACGGTTCTTGACTTGCTAGGTGGCGGAGCAGGTGGGAGCAGGTGGCAGAACCTGCGTGTTTTTTTACAGGATAGAAGATGCAGAAGGAGATAACCGGCCGCTTTTGATTGAGTGTATACGATTGTTAATGAATGCGTTAAAATATGGGTAAAACATTGCATTGGAATTAAACTATGGAGTGTTCTCAAAGGAGGGTTGACATGGGAGAAATAGTATGGGCCGGATTTTTGCCCCATCCCCCAATCATTGTGCCAGAAGTTGGAGGCTCCGAGGGCCATCAGGCCGGGGCGACAGTCCGGGCGGTTGAGGAGGCGGTAAGACAGGCGCTGGCTGCAGACCCGGATGTTTTGTTGTGTATAAGTCCGCATGGTCCGGTTTTTAGCGACGCTGTGGCAATAAATACAATGCCGCAGGTGAGCGGTAGCCTGGCAGCTTTTGGGGCGCCTCAAGTCCGGCAGGAATACAAAAATTGCTTGGAACTGGTTGACCTGATTTCAGAAGAAAGCTGGCAGCGGGGAATCCAGATCGCCCGAGTTAACAAAGAATTATGCCGGATTTATGGTGTGGCCGAAAAGCTGGATCACGGCTGTCTTGTGCCCCTGTACTTTATGCAAAAAGCCGGCTGGCAGGGTCCGGTAATACCCGTGACCGCCGGCATGTTGCCGGGAGAAGACCTGTATTCCTTCGGTGTAGCCGTAAAAGAGGCTATCGCCAGATCTTCCCTAAAAGCAGCTGTCCTGGCCAGCGGCGACCTTTCCCACTGCCTGCAACCCGGGGCACCATCCGGGTATAGCCCGGAAGGTGAAAGGTTTGACCAGGAGGTCGTGGCCTTGGTCCGGTCCATGGATGCGGAGGGGCTGGTGAGCATGGAACCTGAATTGGTGGAGAAAGCTGCCCAGTGTGGATTATCTTCTTTGATGATCATGATGGGAACCTTAGATGGGAGGGCGGCAAGAGCTCAAGTCCTGGCTTACGAAGGGCCTTTTGGTGTGGGGTACCTGACGGCCGCAATCGCGCCAGGACAGGCAGATGCTGGGCGCTGCCTGGAGAATCGCCTGTTCAGCCAACGCCGGACAAGACTGGCTGAAGTCAGGAAAAAGGAATCCTTCCTGGTCCGGCTGGCCCGGGAAGCCCTGGAAACTTATCTTAAAGACGGCCGCATCATTCCCGTGCCGCCTGAACTTCCGCCTGAGTTCAGGACGGCTAAGGGTGTATTCGTTTCCCTGAAAAAGAACGGGCAGTTAAGGGGATGTATCGGCACGGTGGAGCCGGCCAGTGATTCTGTGGCGGAAGAGACAATAAGCAATGCCCTGGAAGCCGGGCTCAAGGATCCAAGGTTTAACCCGGTGGAGAAAAATGAATTGGCTGAGATAACTTATTCGGTGGATGTCCTTGAACCGCCCGAGCCGGCAGCTAGTTTGGCTCAATTGGATCCCAGGACTTATGGGGTAATTGTAAAAAGTGGCCGCAGGAAAGGGCTCTTGCTGCCCGATCTCGAAGGAGTGGACACCCCCGAAAAACAGGTAGAGATCGCTAAAGAAAAGGCGGGCATCCGGCCCCACGAAAAATATGACTTGGAAAGATTTAAGGTAGTCCGTTACCGGTAAGGGGAGAAGGCAACAGGAGGGAACCAGGTGCAGGCAGCAATGTTTTTTGAAAAAATCGAAGATAGCCATGTCAGGTGCCTTTTATGCCCCCATGCCTGCCGGCTTGGAAGAGGAGAAACCGGCAAGTGCCGAGTGCGGGTCAATCTTAACGGCAGCCTGGCAACTGCCAACTATGGTCTGGTAACGGCAATGGCCATGGACCCGATCGAAAAAAAGCCTCTTTATCACTTCTTTCCCGGCAAGGAGATCCTTTCAGTGGGGACTTTTGGGTGTAACCTGCGCTGTCCTTTCTGCCAGAACTGGTCAATAACCCATGGTGATTCGCCGAAGAAAAAAATTACTCCTGATTACCTGGTGTCCTTGGCAGAAGCCGCTAAACCGGATGGCACCTGTGTAGGGATTGCCTATACCTATTCAGAGCCATTGGTCTGGTATGAATTTGTAAGGGACACAGCGGCCTTGGCAGCGGCGAGGAATTTAAAAAATGTGCTGGTAACCAATGGAATGGTGCAAGAGGCTCCCTTAATAGAGCTGCTTAAATACATTGATGCCATGAACATTGATATTAAGGGATTTTCAGGCCGGTCTTATCAAAAACGGCTGGGAGGTTCTTTGCAAACAGTTTTAAATACTGCCAAAACAGCTTCCCGGAGAGGCTGCCATGTGGAAATAACCACCCTGATCGTCCCTGGGCTGAATGACCGGGAAGAAGAAATCGGGGAATTGACAACCTGGATCGCCGACAATCTGGGGGCCGACGTTCCCCTGCATTTGTCCCGCTACTTCCCCAACTACCAGATGACAGCCGACCCTACTCCGCTTGAGGTGATGGAAATGGCGAGAGATCTGGCCAGGGAAAAGCTAAACTATGTTTATTTAGGTAATACAAACCTGCCGGGGGCTGCTGACACCTATTGTCCCGAGTGCCAGGCCAAGCTGATCGAACGCCAGGGCTACAGGGTGATCCTGGCCGGGTTGGACGGGAGGACCTGCCGCCGCTGCGGGTATAAGGTATGGGGACACACCTGCCAGAAATCATGACGCAGGATGCAGGAAGCAGGAGGCAAGAGCCAGATGCTTAGAGACTAAAAGCCGCTTTTCCATCCTGTTTCCTGCCTCTTGCTTCCTGAACGGGACAGGAATGTCCCCAATTTTTACTCTTGCCTCTTGTTTCCTGCCTCCTGAAAGTGACAAACCCCTTTTCCCATGGCTCTGCTTGCGCTTAAATTGCGCGGTAGTGATAACTTCAGGGCAGGATAGAGTCTTGCGACCAGTGATTTCTCCTGGCAGGGTATTTGGCATTTTCAGTCAAAGGACAGGCCTGAAATCCAAGGATACCGTCCTGTTCAAGCTGGCACCTGCCTTCCCGCTGGTGAACGCAAGTTCCGTCACAGATTCGTTCTGGCACAGTATTCGCCTCCTGTTTTTTTATTATTATG harbors:
- a CDS encoding gamma carbonic anhydrase family protein, whose protein sequence is MLHSFKEYFPKVAPNIFIAPGAHIIGRVTIGAGSSIWYNAVLRGDSTEVIVGQDSNIQDNATLHGDPGILMVVGNRVTVGHNSVLHSCHIHDGAIIGMGSVILDDAVIGEESMIAAGSLVPPKKIIPPRTLAMGSPIKVVRELTEAELIQNRRSHQTYRDRALLYLASYTLK
- the amrA gene encoding AmmeMemoRadiSam system protein A; protein product: MGEIVWAGFLPHPPIIVPEVGGSEGHQAGATVRAVEEAVRQALAADPDVLLCISPHGPVFSDAVAINTMPQVSGSLAAFGAPQVRQEYKNCLELVDLISEESWQRGIQIARVNKELCRIYGVAEKLDHGCLVPLYFMQKAGWQGPVIPVTAGMLPGEDLYSFGVAVKEAIARSSLKAAVLASGDLSHCLQPGAPSGYSPEGERFDQEVVALVRSMDAEGLVSMEPELVEKAAQCGLSSLMIMMGTLDGRAARAQVLAYEGPFGVGYLTAAIAPGQADAGRCLENRLFSQRRTRLAEVRKKESFLVRLAREALETYLKDGRIIPVPPELPPEFRTAKGVFVSLKKNGQLRGCIGTVEPASDSVAEETISNALEAGLKDPRFNPVEKNELAEITYSVDVLEPPEPAASLAQLDPRTYGVIVKSGRRKGLLLPDLEGVDTPEKQVEIAKEKAGIRPHEKYDLERFKVVRYR
- the amrS gene encoding AmmeMemoRadiSam system radical SAM enzyme, which produces MQAAMFFEKIEDSHVRCLLCPHACRLGRGETGKCRVRVNLNGSLATANYGLVTAMAMDPIEKKPLYHFFPGKEILSVGTFGCNLRCPFCQNWSITHGDSPKKKITPDYLVSLAEAAKPDGTCVGIAYTYSEPLVWYEFVRDTAALAAARNLKNVLVTNGMVQEAPLIELLKYIDAMNIDIKGFSGRSYQKRLGGSLQTVLNTAKTASRRGCHVEITTLIVPGLNDREEEIGELTTWIADNLGADVPLHLSRYFPNYQMTADPTPLEVMEMARDLAREKLNYVYLGNTNLPGAADTYCPECQAKLIERQGYRVILAGLDGRTCRRCGYKVWGHTCQKS